AATCCCTGGCTGAAGCTGTTCATCTCATCAGCAAAAACGGCATCGCATTTTTGCCGGTTGTTGATCAAGACCGCCGGCTGCTTGGCGCAATTACCCGCGCCAGCCTGGTAAACGTTATGTCGGCGCATTTAGGAGAGCATTAAAATGGGGGTGGAGAGCATCGTAGATTTGCTGGTCATCATGCAAAATCGCTGGGAAGATATTGTGTTTGCAACGTTGCAACATATTGAATTGACAATGATTTCGCTGCTTTTAGCGAATTTAATAGCGGTACCGCTGGGGATTCTTCTGACGCGTTACCGGCGATGGGCCGAACCGATTATTGGCGTAACAGCGGTATTTCAGACCATACCCAGTTTGGCGCTGCTTGGTTTTATGATACCGCTCATGGGAATCGGAGAACTCCCGGCCATTGTGGCTTTGACGATATACGGACTGCTGCCGGTATTGCGCAATACCTATACCGGTATTGCGGGAGTCGCTCCGGCGGTGATTGAAGCCGGAATTGGCATGGGGATGACATCGAAACAGGTTTTGTTCATGGTTGAACTCCCGATGGCTTTGCCGGTCATCATGGCCGGGATACGAACTGCCAGCGTCCTGCTGGTAGGCGTGGCAACCTTAGCGGCCCTGATCGGCGCCGGCGGACTGGGAGATCTTATTTTCCGGGGCATTTCCATGGCGAATTCCGAACTGATTATGGCCGGCGCCCTGCCTGCCGCATTACTGGCAATGGTCTTTGACTATGTGCTGAAACGACTCGAAGGGTCTGTGCAGCCGAAAGGTCTGCAAAAATAACTCAGAACCGTTTAAAGGAGGGACCTCATGAAAAAAATTTCATGGTTATTGCTGGTGATCTTTCTGGCTGCTGCTGTCGCAGGATGCTCCCTGGGCAGTGATAAAAGCGACCGCATTGTCATCGGCGGCAAAAATTTTACCGAGCAAGATATCCTGGTATATATGATGAAATACATCATCGAGGACAAGACCGGTCTCGCGGTGGAGACTAAACCCTTCCTGGGAGGAACCAGCATTGTTGCGCAAGCCCTGGATCGGGGCGACATCCAGATTTATGCGGAATACACAGGAACAGCCCTGATCAACCTGCTGCAGCAGCCGCTGATTAATGATCCGCAAAAGGCTTACGAAAAAGTCGCGCAAATCTACCGGGATCAAAAACAGATCACTTGGCTTAAGCCTTTCGGCTTCAACAATACGTACACTCTCACCATGCGTGAGGATAAAGCGGCGGAGATGGGCATTGAAAAGTTTAGCGACCTTATTGTCAAAGCTCCCAATCTGGTGATGGGCTGCACCCCCGAATTCCTGGAGCGCCCGGATGGCTATAAAGGATTGCGGGAGGCATATGGCCTGAATTTCAAGAATGTGAACGGCATGGACCCAGGGTTGACTTATGCCGCCGCCCGGGACGGAAAAGTGGATGTAATTGACGGCTTCGCTACGGACGGACGTATTCCGGCGTTTAAACTCAAGGTTCTGCAAGACGACAAAAACTTTTTCCCGCCTTACTATGCCGCGCCGATCGTCCGGGAGGACCTGCTCAAAAGACACCCCCAAATCGCCGATGCTCTGAATCTGCTAGCCGGGAAAATTAGCAATGAGGAAATGGCCGCTTTAAATGCGCAGGTGGATTTGGAAAAGAAAGACGCCAAAGAAGTCGCGAGACAGTGGTTAAAGTCTCAGGGCTTGATCCAATAAATCAAATATCGGCTTGCAACAAACCGGCCCGCATCGTTTTATGATGGGGCCGGTTTGTTTAATCATTTCCCTTCAGGAGACGATACTATTATAAGGTGTAAGCCGCTTAATAAGCATGTGCAAAGCAGGAAAAAATGGTATACTGTTACAAAAGATAAGATGATGGGGTGTCATCGTGCGTAAACCTTTGGCCAAGCGAATTCAGGAACAGTATCCTCAGATGTCTAAGAGTCATAAAAAAATTTCCGAATATATGCTGCAGCATTATGATCAAGCCGTATTTCTGACCGCGTCTAAATTAGGTCAGCTGCTGTCAGTCAGTGAAGCCACCGTGATCCGGTTTGCCGTGCTGTTGGACTATGACGGTTATCCGGAGCTGCAGAAAGCACTGCAGGATATGGTGCGTAACCGCATCACTACGGTGGATCGCCTGAAACTTTCCCCAAAAGACAGCCGGACCGATATTGTCCGGAGTGTATTTAATATGGACAGCGACAATATGCGGCAAACGCTGGAAAGCCTCAACACAAAGGACTTTGCACTGGCTGTAGACAAGATTATCGGCGCCCGGCGGATTTATATCGTCAGCTTGCGCAGCGCTGTGGTGTTAGGGCAGTTTCTGCATTTTTACCTTCAGCTTCTGTTTAAAAACTGTCAGATGGTCAGCGGCAATCTTTTTGTGGAAGGGCTTGCCGGAGTTGGACCGGAAGACTTGGTGATCGGTTTCTCCTTTGCCCGCTATACCCGTCAGACCGTGGAGAGCATGCAGTACGCCCGGGAAAAGGGAGCGTCGACCATTGGCATAACGGATACTCTGACCTCCCCCTTAGCTCAATACAGTGAAGTGCTGCTGCTGGCCCAGAGCTCCACGCCTTCCTTTATTGATTCGTTTGTGGCTCCTTTGAGTCTGGTCAATGCGCTGGTTATATCCGCCGGGACCTATGATCTGGAACAAACCACACAGACGTTGGCTGATTTTGAAGAGGGATGCAATAAGTTCGGGGTGTATTATAAGGAATAGCCGGACACTGAAAGGAGATGGCGCATTGGGCTTCATAAAACCCGGTGCGCCATCTCCTTTTCAGGTCTATGATCCTGTTTTCAGCCGGCTAAGCCAAGTATCCGGCGGGCTTCCGCCGGGGAGGCGAGTTCCCGTCCCATGGCTTTAGCCAAAGCGACGATTCGCTCGACCAGCATAATGTTGGTGGCCAGAACCCCTTTACTATAATAGATGTTGTCTTCCACCCCCACCCGGATATGGCCGCCAAGGGCCATGGCGATCATGGACAGAGGCAGATGCTGAGGACCAATGGCCGAGAGAGTCCAGACCGAACCCGGCGGCAGGCTGTCAACCAGGAAGAACAGATTTTTAGCAGTGGCGGGAATAGCGCCCTTGACTCCCATGACCAGATTGAACTGCAGGGGAGAAGCCAGTAATCCTTTTTTCTGGAGTTCCACGGCATTGTTGATCATGGCCAGGTCGAAAATCTCGATTTCAGGTTTGATGTTGCGTTCGTGCATGGTTTGGGCCAAGAAATGAATCAGATCCGGATCGTTAAGATTGGCTTTATTGGGGAAATTAGTGGACCCGGTGGTAAGGCTGGCGGATTCGGGGTCGAGGGAGAGGGCTTCGGCCCTGGCTTCAGCCGAGTTGCCGGCCCTGGCGCCGGTGGAGATTTGCCGGATGACCGGACAGCCGGTTTGATCCAGGGCCTGCCAGATCTCCCGGAAACATTCGAGTCCGGCGGTAGGAAGGCCGGCATGGTCCCGGGCATGAATGTGGGCGACGGCGGCGCCGGCCTGGTGGCAGGTGACGATATCGGCGGCGATTTCGGCAGCAGTGACCGGAACATGGGGCGTCATAGCCTTGGTTGGCACATTGCCGGTGGGAGCAATGGTGATGATCAGCTTTTCCATATCTGTCCCCTCTTTTCCTATTTATTGATAGGTTTTGGCTACAGCCTCAAATTCGGCAAAAGCAGCCACCATCCGGTCGGCCAGTTCATCAGCCTGACTGTGGGTCAGAATGAGCGGCGGCGCCAGCAGGAACTGATCGCCGTTTTCACCGTCGGCATTACCCGTGCCGGGGTAAACGATCACGCCATGCTTCATCAGAGTGATAGTCAGTTTTTCGGCGATGCCGGCGCCGGCCGGGAATGGTTCTTTGGTGGCTTTATTCTTAATCAGTTCCACCCCCTGCATGAGCCCGATACCACGCACATCGCCTACATAGGCGAAGGGCAGCAGCTTTTCCCGGAGATTCTGCAAAAGATAGGCACCAACCGTGCGGGCATTGGCTGCCAGGTCTTCTTCAATGAGAACCTTTACCACGGCGGCGGCGACAGCGGCTGACAAGGGATTGCCGCCATAGGTATGGCCATGGACAAAGCTGCCGGAACCATTTTTAAAAGTATCGTAAATTTTGTCTTTGGCAATAACGCCGCCCAGAGGCGAGTAACCGGCGCTCATGCCTTTGGCTGCGCAGATGAGATCGGGAATGACATCCCATTCATCAATAGCGAATATGCGGCCGGTCCGGCCAAATCCGGCCATGACCTCATCGTCAATATACAGAATATCATAGCGATCGCAAATTTGTCGGATGATTTTGAAATAATCCCGGTGAGGAACCAAAGCACCGCAGGCGGCGCCTACCACTGTCTCAGCGATAAAGGCGGCGACGTTCTCGGGGCCGGCTTCTTTGATGGCCGTCTCCAGGGCATGGGCACATTCGACGCCGCAGGTTTCCGGCTGACAGCTGAAGGGACAACGGTAACAGTAACACTGGGGAATATGAGGGAAATCCAGGAGCAGCGGCATATATTTCTGGCGGCGTTTGTCACCGGTCATGGACAGAGCGCCGATAGTATTGCCGTGAA
This genomic window from Acetonema longum DSM 6540 contains:
- a CDS encoding ABC transporter permease; its protein translation is MGVESIVDLLVIMQNRWEDIVFATLQHIELTMISLLLANLIAVPLGILLTRYRRWAEPIIGVTAVFQTIPSLALLGFMIPLMGIGELPAIVALTIYGLLPVLRNTYTGIAGVAPAVIEAGIGMGMTSKQVLFMVELPMALPVIMAGIRTASVLLVGVATLAALIGAGGLGDLIFRGISMANSELIMAGALPAALLAMVFDYVLKRLEGSVQPKGLQK
- a CDS encoding glycine betaine ABC transporter substrate-binding protein translates to MKKISWLLLVIFLAAAVAGCSLGSDKSDRIVIGGKNFTEQDILVYMMKYIIEDKTGLAVETKPFLGGTSIVAQALDRGDIQIYAEYTGTALINLLQQPLINDPQKAYEKVAQIYRDQKQITWLKPFGFNNTYTLTMREDKAAEMGIEKFSDLIVKAPNLVMGCTPEFLERPDGYKGLREAYGLNFKNVNGMDPGLTYAAARDGKVDVIDGFATDGRIPAFKLKVLQDDKNFFPPYYAAPIVREDLLKRHPQIADALNLLAGKISNEEMAALNAQVDLEKKDAKEVARQWLKSQGLIQ
- a CDS encoding MurR/RpiR family transcriptional regulator, with the translated sequence MRKPLAKRIQEQYPQMSKSHKKISEYMLQHYDQAVFLTASKLGQLLSVSEATVIRFAVLLDYDGYPELQKALQDMVRNRITTVDRLKLSPKDSRTDIVRSVFNMDSDNMRQTLESLNTKDFALAVDKIIGARRIYIVSLRSAVVLGQFLHFYLQLLFKNCQMVSGNLFVEGLAGVGPEDLVIGFSFARYTRQTVESMQYAREKGASTIGITDTLTSPLAQYSEVLLLAQSSTPSFIDSFVAPLSLVNALVISAGTYDLEQTTQTLADFEEGCNKFGVYYKE
- a CDS encoding 3-keto-5-aminohexanoate cleavage protein — its product is MEKLIITIAPTGNVPTKAMTPHVPVTAAEIAADIVTCHQAGAAVAHIHARDHAGLPTAGLECFREIWQALDQTGCPVIRQISTGARAGNSAEARAEALSLDPESASLTTGSTNFPNKANLNDPDLIHFLAQTMHERNIKPEIEIFDLAMINNAVELQKKGLLASPLQFNLVMGVKGAIPATAKNLFFLVDSLPPGSVWTLSAIGPQHLPLSMIAMALGGHIRVGVEDNIYYSKGVLATNIMLVERIVALAKAMGRELASPAEARRILGLAG
- a CDS encoding aspartate aminotransferase family protein — protein: MTDHVFYRNLKKQYKEVSHGEGIYLYDTDGNRYIDAASGAAVSNLGHAHPKVIRAMEEQARKVAFSHLSRWTSPAIRELASLTATLAPGTLNKLYLVSGGSEATESALKMARQYYLERDGAASPKHRIISRWKSFHGNTIGALSMTGDKRRQKYMPLLLDFPHIPQCYCYRCPFSCQPETCGVECAHALETAIKEAGPENVAAFIAETVVGAACGALVPHRDYFKIIRQICDRYDILYIDDEVMAGFGRTGRIFAIDEWDVIPDLICAAKGMSAGYSPLGGVIAKDKIYDTFKNGSGSFVHGHTYGGNPLSAAVAAAVVKVLIEEDLAANARTVGAYLLQNLREKLLPFAYVGDVRGIGLMQGVELIKNKATKEPFPAGAGIAEKLTITLMKHGVIVYPGTGNADGENGDQFLLAPPLILTHSQADELADRMVAAFAEFEAVAKTYQ